A portion of the Actomonas aquatica genome contains these proteins:
- a CDS encoding PAS domain S-box protein — MRSLSPRSPSFISFLTSSRTVWLAVPTLIIACAFLLYSEIQLREEVITHQQHLNRIRSAHVHLGQGMLHVTLAASDATGFDRAAGLTHFSQCLELLDSLQPELLADGESLHPDDYRAFTADLELFRSLVEDLPRDRHDLSNTLRRELEESFRRLSDFLVEAENLHHHQLLESGRGWERGILATASIIVAMLCSVLGGAFLLLRRFKADANELRQSELLLASIGDNLPQAYVYQWHRAHDAPPRFTYLSRGVENVHGVPRAEALADANLVLSQLEGNVRQRLLEAEDTHAQSLSPLEIELSFRRADGAHRQLILRARPQRLADGVYQWDGICADITEQRQHELAHLQIDADLKAVSELAHIGTWSFDPATGDGYWSDEVARIHDLAPDEYTSRRIGLSVYPEPWLSRIQAAIRDAIEHARPYELDLFMVTPAGNKKWVRALGFPVLEDGDVVRLRGTIQDITERKLAHQRIATSEAQFRLLFEEAADGIILLTKDHRMNKANQHLLDLLGQDGENLINTPLDAIILPADRESVRRRLLAIDTGATDLLEVQLQHADGHAVDSEIGIRRLTNDRLVCIVRDLTRRRQAERRSALHVAVTEALAHAHHVGESAERVIELFCEYLDWDYGVFWRVNGPGTHLHYTAHWYPGSSDYCDLADHHRQAPLTRGQGFAGCIWDEGRSRWDDCTVDLADDDIPPELVSQLKLRARLAVPVNLRGKTLGVFEFYSQQPPAARTDLLNFLAGLGTQFGFFIERTQLSESVLQAQKMEAMGTLSGGIAHDFNNLLSAIVGHTELAAYCLDDRAEAEENLTQVKKATKRASQLVRQLLDFSRRADEETPAQRIPVDLHQIITETSAFLRASIPHNIRLDIQLPPELPATLADPTQLQQVLLNLGTNAIHAMGAEPGTLTYSADTVDLTPPPDAQSVLSAGTYLHIQVSDTGHGMDETTRARIFEPFFTTKKRQEGTGLGLAVTHSIIRSHGGSIAVESEPGLGTTFHLHLPASSSPPGTASGGGHADLAISDTDPATDALESHAGRGETILLVEDESSVARPVQHLLEMAHYHVVVCLNPSAALDIFQDAPDRFDLMLTDYAMPELDGLELTRRVKAIRADLPIVLTSGLIGTLPPQVIIDAGVSLLLPKPVTSQRLLKTIRQTLDA, encoded by the coding sequence ATGCGCTCCCTCTCTCCCCGCTCCCCGTCGTTCATTTCCTTCCTCACGTCGTCCCGCACGGTGTGGCTGGCGGTGCCCACCCTCATCATCGCCTGTGCCTTCCTGCTCTATTCCGAAATCCAGCTGCGCGAGGAAGTCATCACTCACCAGCAGCACCTGAACAGGATCCGCAGCGCTCACGTCCATCTCGGGCAAGGCATGCTCCATGTCACTCTCGCGGCGTCAGACGCCACCGGTTTCGACCGCGCCGCCGGTTTGACCCACTTTTCCCAATGCTTGGAACTTCTGGACTCCTTGCAGCCGGAACTCCTCGCCGACGGCGAATCCCTTCACCCCGACGATTACCGCGCCTTCACCGCCGACCTCGAACTCTTCCGCAGCCTGGTCGAAGACCTCCCGCGGGACCGTCACGACTTATCCAACACCCTCCGCCGCGAGTTGGAGGAATCCTTCCGGCGGCTGTCCGACTTTCTGGTCGAGGCCGAGAACCTTCACCATCATCAACTGCTGGAATCCGGCCGCGGCTGGGAACGGGGGATCCTCGCCACCGCCTCCATCATCGTCGCCATGCTCTGCAGCGTCCTCGGCGGGGCCTTTTTGCTGCTGCGCCGTTTCAAAGCCGACGCCAACGAGCTTCGCCAAAGTGAACTCCTGCTCGCCAGCATCGGCGACAACCTGCCCCAAGCCTACGTCTACCAATGGCACCGGGCCCACGATGCCCCCCCTCGCTTCACCTACCTCTCTCGCGGCGTCGAAAACGTGCACGGTGTCCCCCGCGCCGAGGCCCTCGCCGATGCCAATCTCGTCCTCAGCCAACTCGAAGGAAATGTGCGCCAACGCCTCCTCGAAGCCGAGGACACCCACGCCCAAAGCCTCTCCCCCCTCGAGATCGAATTGTCCTTCCGCCGGGCCGACGGTGCCCACCGTCAACTCATCCTCCGCGCCCGCCCCCAACGCCTCGCCGATGGGGTCTACCAATGGGACGGCATCTGCGCCGACATCACCGAACAGCGCCAGCATGAACTCGCCCACCTCCAGATCGACGCCGACCTCAAAGCCGTCAGTGAACTCGCCCATATCGGCACTTGGTCCTTCGACCCCGCCACCGGCGATGGCTACTGGAGCGACGAAGTCGCCCGTATTCACGATCTTGCCCCCGATGAATACACCTCCCGGCGAATCGGCCTGAGCGTCTACCCCGAGCCCTGGCTCTCCCGCATCCAAGCCGCCATTCGCGACGCCATCGAACACGCCCGCCCCTACGAACTCGACCTCTTCATGGTCACCCCCGCCGGCAACAAAAAATGGGTGCGTGCCCTCGGCTTCCCCGTGCTCGAAGACGGCGATGTTGTCCGCCTCCGCGGCACGATTCAGGACATCACCGAACGCAAACTGGCCCACCAACGCATCGCCACCAGCGAAGCCCAGTTCCGCCTCCTCTTCGAAGAAGCCGCCGACGGTATCATCCTCCTCACCAAGGACCACCGGATGAACAAGGCCAACCAGCACCTGCTCGATCTGCTCGGCCAGGACGGCGAAAACCTCATCAACACCCCGCTGGACGCCATCATTTTGCCGGCCGACCGCGAAAGCGTTCGCCGCCGTCTCCTCGCCATCGACACCGGCGCCACCGACCTGCTGGAAGTTCAACTCCAACACGCCGACGGCCACGCCGTGGACTCCGAAATCGGTATCCGTCGCCTCACCAACGACCGCCTCGTCTGCATCGTGCGCGACCTCACCCGCCGCCGCCAAGCCGAACGCCGCTCCGCCCTCCACGTCGCCGTCACCGAAGCCCTCGCCCACGCCCACCACGTCGGCGAAAGTGCCGAACGCGTCATCGAACTGTTCTGCGAATACCTCGACTGGGACTACGGCGTATTCTGGCGCGTCAACGGCCCCGGCACCCACCTCCACTACACCGCCCATTGGTATCCCGGGAGTTCCGATTATTGCGACCTCGCCGATCACCACCGCCAGGCCCCGCTCACTCGCGGCCAGGGTTTCGCCGGCTGCATCTGGGACGAGGGCCGCAGCCGCTGGGACGATTGCACCGTAGACCTCGCCGACGACGACATCCCTCCCGAACTCGTCTCCCAGCTCAAACTTCGCGCCCGCCTCGCCGTGCCGGTCAACCTCCGCGGCAAGACCCTCGGCGTCTTCGAGTTCTATAGCCAACAGCCCCCCGCCGCCCGCACCGACTTGCTTAACTTCCTCGCCGGCCTCGGCACCCAGTTTGGCTTCTTCATCGAACGCACCCAACTCAGCGAGTCCGTCCTCCAAGCCCAGAAAATGGAAGCCATGGGCACCCTCTCCGGCGGCATCGCCCACGACTTCAACAACCTCCTCTCCGCCATCGTCGGCCACACCGAACTCGCCGCCTACTGCCTCGACGACCGCGCCGAAGCCGAGGAAAACCTCACCCAAGTCAAAAAGGCCACCAAGCGCGCCTCTCAACTGGTCCGCCAACTCCTCGACTTCTCCCGCCGCGCCGACGAAGAGACGCCCGCCCAACGCATCCCCGTCGATCTCCACCAGATCATCACCGAGACCAGCGCCTTCCTCCGCGCCTCCATCCCGCACAATATCCGCCTCGATATCCAGCTGCCCCCGGAACTCCCCGCCACCCTCGCCGACCCCACCCAACTCCAACAAGTCCTGCTCAACCTCGGCACCAACGCCATCCACGCCATGGGCGCGGAGCCCGGCACCCTCACCTACTCCGCCGACACCGTAGACTTGACCCCGCCCCCCGACGCCCAATCCGTCCTCTCCGCCGGCACCTACCTCCACATCCAGGTCTCCGACACCGGTCACGGCATGGACGAAACCACCCGCGCGCGCATCTTCGAACCGTTCTTCACCACCAAAAAGCGCCAGGAAGGCACCGGCCTCGGCCTCGCCGTCACCCACTCCATTATCCGCAGCCACGGCGGCTCCATCGCCGTGGAATCCGAACCCGGCCTCGGCACCACTTTCCACCTCCACCTCCCAGCCTCCTCCTCCCCCCCGGGCACGGCCTCCGGCGGCGGCCACGCCGACCTCGCCATCTCCGACACCGACCCCGCCACCGACGCCCTCGAGTCCCACGCCGGCCGCGGCGAAACCATCCTCCT